In Janibacter alkaliphilus, the following proteins share a genomic window:
- a CDS encoding Asp23/Gls24 family envelope stress response protein has translation MALEPPSDPVARARDLAREQDSERWSALSERIREQARSITRPAEPMLVGTDGDGSRTLVSSRIVTARLRRLLQRQATHAPAAIALVITDERLVEVSVDLVCSFGPDLHLLAEQVRDEIRGALHELAEIEPERVDIRVVDVVDGDPRVV, from the coding sequence ATGGCGCTAGAACCGCCCAGCGACCCTGTCGCGCGGGCTCGTGACCTCGCCCGGGAGCAGGACAGCGAGCGGTGGAGCGCGCTGTCGGAGCGGATCCGGGAGCAGGCCCGCTCGATCACCCGACCGGCCGAGCCGATGCTCGTCGGCACCGACGGCGACGGCTCCCGCACGCTGGTCTCCAGCCGGATCGTCACCGCCCGGCTGCGACGGCTGCTGCAGCGGCAGGCCACCCACGCCCCGGCGGCGATCGCCCTGGTGATCACCGACGAGCGCCTGGTCGAGGTCTCCGTGGACCTGGTCTGCTCGTTCGGTCCTGACCTGCACCTGCTCGCCGAGCAGGTCCGTGACGAGATCCGCGGCGCGCTGCACGAGCTCGCCGAGATCGAGCCGGAGCGGGTCGACATCCGGGTCGTCGACGTCGTCGACGGGGACCCGCGGGTGGTCTGA
- a CDS encoding RNA polymerase sigma factor, translated as MDQDTGGAPSDEALVRAVRLGDEQAFATVVDRYGPGMYRYAVRLVGGSDADAAEATQEALVSAWRGLPTFEGRSSLKTWLYRLVHRRAVDLVRQRRPVPVEDEQLAAVAPPARDDPLGAVLDGELLAALQQALDELPWGQRSVWLLREVEGMSYEEVASALSMTTGSVRGNLHRARRALAERMAPWR; from the coding sequence GTGGACCAGGACACGGGGGGAGCGCCGAGCGACGAGGCGCTGGTGCGCGCCGTGCGGCTCGGTGACGAGCAGGCCTTCGCCACGGTGGTGGACCGGTACGGGCCGGGGATGTACCGCTACGCGGTCCGCCTGGTCGGCGGCAGCGACGCCGACGCCGCCGAGGCGACCCAGGAGGCGCTGGTCTCCGCCTGGCGCGGGCTGCCCACCTTCGAGGGGCGCTCCAGCCTCAAGACCTGGCTCTACCGGCTGGTGCACCGACGGGCCGTGGACCTCGTGCGCCAGCGCCGCCCGGTGCCGGTCGAGGACGAGCAGCTGGCGGCCGTGGCGCCGCCGGCGCGGGACGACCCGCTCGGCGCGGTGCTCGACGGCGAGCTGCTCGCGGCCTTGCAGCAGGCGCTGGACGAACTACCGTGGGGCCAGCGGTCGGTCTGGCTCCTGCGAGAGGTCGAGGGGATGAGCTACGAGGAGGTCGCCAGCGCGCTGTCGATGACCACCGGCAGCGTGCGGGGCAACCTGCACCGGGCGCGGCGCGCCCTGGCGGAGAGGATGGCCCCATGGCGCTAG
- a CDS encoding Asp23/Gls24 family envelope stress response protein, which produces MTDQTSSGTEVSQSNSSSALTTEQGRTTIADTVVSKIAGIATREINGVHDLGGGAARTVGSIRERIPGASTSLSQGVSVEVGERQAAVDLDITAEYGVAISDLADAIRRNVISSVQRMTGLEVTEVNITVHDVHVEDDDDNDQDEQRDRAAESRVE; this is translated from the coding sequence ATGACCGACCAGACGTCGTCCGGCACCGAGGTCAGCCAGAGCAACAGCTCCAGCGCCCTGACCACCGAGCAGGGCCGGACCACCATCGCCGACACCGTCGTGTCGAAGATCGCCGGCATCGCCACCCGTGAGATCAACGGCGTGCACGACCTCGGCGGCGGCGCGGCCCGGACCGTCGGCTCGATCCGTGAGCGCATCCCGGGCGCCAGCACCAGCCTGAGCCAGGGCGTCAGCGTCGAGGTCGGCGAGCGTCAGGCCGCGGTGGACCTGGACATCACCGCCGAGTACGGCGTGGCCATCTCCGACCTGGCGGACGCGATCCGCCGCAACGTCATCAGCTCCGTGCAGCGGATGACCGGTCTCGAGGTCACCGAGGTGAACATCACCGTCCACGACGTGCACGTCGAGGACGACGACGACAACGACCAGGACGAGCAGCGGGACCGCGCCGCCGAGTCCCGCGTCGAGTGA
- a CDS encoding Asp23/Gls24 family envelope stress response protein has product MGDEPTAADLVASAARSVPGVRDLHGGAMGEVATYLPGRRVAGVRVQDHRCSVHVVIDWEAGIAETAERVRAAVRPLVDGPVDVTVEDIADPAPAQDATGA; this is encoded by the coding sequence GTGGGCGATGAGCCCACCGCCGCCGACCTGGTCGCCTCGGCGGCCAGGTCGGTGCCCGGCGTGCGCGACCTGCACGGCGGGGCCATGGGCGAGGTCGCCACCTACCTCCCGGGGCGCCGCGTCGCCGGGGTCCGCGTCCAGGACCACCGTTGCTCGGTGCACGTGGTCATCGACTGGGAGGCCGGGATCGCCGAGACCGCCGAACGGGTGCGTGCTGCGGTGCGCCCGCTGGTCGACGGCCCGGTCGACGTGACCGTCGAGGACATCGCCGACCCTGCCCCGGCTCAGGACGCGACCGGTGCCTGA
- a CDS encoding DUF2273 domain-containing protein, whose translation MSTSTLGLLVGLLLTIAITTGGLLGLLLAVVLGGGGFLLGAQTDGDIDLGALRRGSRG comes from the coding sequence ATGTCCACCTCCACCCTCGGCCTGCTCGTGGGTCTGCTGCTGACGATCGCCATCACCACCGGCGGCCTGCTGGGCCTGCTGCTGGCCGTGGTCCTCGGCGGCGGCGGGTTCCTGCTGGGCGCCCAGACCGACGGCGACATCGATCTCGGCGCGCTGCGACGAGGCAGCCGTGGCTGA